One Bacteroidota bacterium genomic region harbors:
- the rsmH gene encoding 16S rRNA (cytosine(1402)-N(4))-methyltransferase RsmH, protein MAATYHTPVMLHECIEALNIKPNGVYVDVTFGGGGHSRAILEKLGPKGKLIGFDQDDDVRANLPNDSRFIWVNHNFRFLKNFLKYHHIKAADGILADLGVSSYQFDEGSRGFSYRSDAVLDMRMDQQSTPDARDVLNKYSEEQLIYIFKSYGELKNSRKIAKTIIDAREHKSIETINDFLSAIERVTPFKDKYTFLSQVFQAVRMEVNKELEVLGKFLYDTTDSLAKGGRLVVMSYHSLEDRLVKNFIASGNIEGHIKKDLYGNSSNPLKALSKAVSPSEEEIDRNPRSRSAKLRIAEKL, encoded by the coding sequence ATTGCCGCCACATATCATACGCCCGTAATGCTGCATGAATGCATTGAAGCGTTGAACATCAAGCCCAATGGTGTATATGTGGACGTAACTTTTGGTGGGGGTGGTCATTCCAGAGCAATACTCGAAAAACTAGGGCCTAAAGGTAAACTTATAGGTTTCGACCAAGACGATGATGTTCGGGCTAATTTGCCTAATGATTCTCGTTTTATTTGGGTGAACCATAATTTCAGGTTCCTCAAAAACTTTTTAAAGTATCACCATATAAAAGCTGCCGATGGAATATTGGCCGACCTGGGTGTGTCGAGTTATCAATTTGATGAAGGATCGCGGGGCTTTAGTTATAGAAGTGATGCAGTATTGGATATGCGAATGGATCAACAATCGACTCCCGATGCCAGAGATGTTTTAAATAAATATAGTGAGGAACAACTTATATATATATTTAAATCGTATGGCGAATTAAAAAATAGTAGGAAAATAGCTAAGACTATTATTGATGCTAGAGAACATAAAAGTATAGAAACTATCAATGATTTTTTATCGGCAATTGAGAGAGTTACGCCTTTCAAAGATAAATATACTTTTTTGAGTCAAGTATTCCAGGCAGTCCGAATGGAAGTGAACAAGGAACTTGAAGTATTGGGAAAATTTTTATATGATACCACAGATTCTTTGGCCAAAGGTGGTCGATTGGTAGTAATGAGTTATCACAGTTTAGAAGATAGGTTGGTGAAGAATTTTATTGCAAGTGGTAATATAGAAGGACATATAAAAAAAGATTTATACGGTAATAGTAGCAATCCTTTGAAAGCCTTATCGAAAGCCGTTTCACCATCGGAAGAGGAAATAGATAGGAACCCGCGTTCACGCAGTGCAAAACTAAGAATTGCTGAAAAATTATAA
- the murB gene encoding UDP-N-acetylmuramate dehydrogenase has product MLLQVNIPLQSLNTFGINAFAKYFVEINTIESAQEFFAEKKFDTEKKLILGGGSNILFTKDYDGIVIKNNIIGIEKIQEDESHVLLKANAGSTWHQLVLHAVANNWGGVENLSLIPGLCGAAPMQNIGAYGVELKDVFESLEALNIETNQIQTFTHADCEFGYRESVFKNKLKNQFLILSITLKLNKKPIYNTSYGAIQTTLEYMGIIEPTVKSISDAVIQIRSSKLPNPAELGNAGSFFKNPEIPIGQYEKLQLQYPLLPNYKGSIPNHLKVPAGWLIEQCGWKGKVVGNTGSHKFQALVLVNYGNATGAEIYKLAQDIIASVKDKFDIVLKAEVNLE; this is encoded by the coding sequence ATGCTGCTACAGGTAAATATACCATTGCAATCATTGAACACCTTTGGAATCAATGCTTTTGCTAAATATTTTGTTGAAATAAATACTATAGAATCTGCTCAAGAATTCTTTGCCGAAAAGAAATTTGACACAGAAAAGAAACTCATACTGGGCGGTGGCAGCAATATCCTCTTCACGAAAGATTATGATGGTATCGTTATCAAAAATAATATTATCGGCATTGAAAAAATACAAGAAGACGAAAGCCATGTATTGCTAAAAGCCAATGCTGGCAGCACTTGGCATCAATTAGTATTACACGCTGTTGCAAATAATTGGGGAGGGGTCGAAAACCTTTCACTAATTCCGGGCCTCTGCGGTGCCGCACCCATGCAAAATATTGGTGCCTACGGTGTGGAGCTCAAAGATGTATTTGAAAGTTTGGAAGCATTGAATATCGAAACCAACCAAATACAAACATTCACACACGCCGATTGTGAGTTTGGCTACCGTGAGAGCGTGTTCAAAAACAAACTTAAAAACCAGTTCCTCATCCTTTCCATTACTTTAAAACTAAACAAGAAACCAATATATAATACTTCCTACGGTGCTATCCAAACCACCTTGGAATATATGGGCATTATTGAACCTACCGTCAAATCCATCAGCGATGCGGTTATCCAAATTCGCAGCAGCAAACTCCCTAACCCTGCCGAATTGGGCAATGCAGGTAGCTTTTTCAAAAACCCTGAGATACCCATAGGACAATACGAAAAATTACAACTGCAATACCCTTTATTACCCAATTATAAAGGCTCAATACCCAACCATCTAAAAGTGCCCGCAGGTTGGCTTATTGAGCAGTGCGGCTGGAAAGGGAAAGTGGTAGGCAATACAGGTTCACACAAGTTCCAAGCACTCGTATTGGTAAACTATGGCAATGCTACAGGTGCCGAAATATATAAGCTCGCCCAAGACATCATTGCCAGCGTAAAAGATAAATTTGATATTGTTTTAAAAGCCGAGGTGAATTTGGAATAA
- a CDS encoding RNA polymerase sigma factor, giving the protein MTATEFNKCVDLYSDGVYRFILKNIRDEDKAKDIVQDSFEKMWLKNDIVEFDKCKSYLYTTAYHTMIDLIRREKKKANWDEVNEFDHTHTPSHYTGVKEIIDQAVSELSDVQRSVILLRDYEGYSYEQISEMTNLSLSQVKVYIFRGRQVLKEKLGKFEELL; this is encoded by the coding sequence ATGACTGCGACAGAATTTAACAAATGTGTCGATTTGTATTCAGACGGTGTCTATCGGTTTATCCTTAAAAACATCAGAGATGAGGATAAAGCAAAGGACATTGTTCAAGACTCGTTTGAAAAAATGTGGTTGAAAAACGACATTGTAGAGTTTGACAAATGCAAATCGTATTTATATACTACAGCATATCATACCATGATAGACTTAATACGGCGTGAAAAAAAGAAAGCTAATTGGGACGAGGTGAATGAATTCGACCATACGCATACACCCAGCCATTACACAGGTGTAAAGGAGATTATCGATCAAGCTGTATCAGAACTGAGCGATGTGCAACGTTCTGTAATATTACTCAGGGATTATGAGGGCTATAGTTATGAGCAAATAAGCGAGATGACCAACCTTAGCCTGTCGCAAGTAAAAGTATATATATTCCGTGGCAGACAAGTACTGAAAGAAAAATTGGGAAAATTTGAAGAACTATTATAA
- a CDS encoding FtsL-like putative cell division protein, producing MEQPNTDKEKSGKSPLVKFSEFSFFITPEHIKKWMPFISYMFLLGMIYIANQHYANKAVVKIARLTTEKKELRSEYISIAKELMSKSKQSEVLNRLKDTELKPLSEPPVKIIR from the coding sequence ATGGAGCAACCAAATACAGATAAGGAGAAAAGCGGGAAAAGCCCATTGGTTAAATTTTCGGAGTTTAGTTTTTTTATCACTCCCGAACATATAAAAAAGTGGATGCCATTTATTTCCTATATGTTTTTGTTGGGTATGATATATATAGCCAATCAACATTATGCCAATAAAGCAGTAGTGAAGATAGCCCGATTAACTACAGAAAAAAAAGAACTAAGAAGTGAGTATATAAGTATAGCTAAAGAATTAATGAGCAAAAGCAAACAATCGGAAGTGCTGAACAGATTGAAGGATACAGAGTTAAAACCCTTGAGTGAACCACCAGTGAAAATAATAAGATAA
- a CDS encoding cation:dicarboxylase symporter family transporter, with protein sequence MKVFAKKILIGNIIIASILAVLGFLGYCSIDVDSSVYMILRWALVVCIILYAFSSKKLTAWIVAAMVAGIVCGYDFQQNEFVIALEKLSKIFVRLIKTIIAPLIFSTLVVGIAGHSNLKQVGRMGLKAIIYFEIVTTLALFIGLAAINFTQAGVGVHVQANEKVVKKATDIINNKKEADHLLEVFPENIALAVAENKILQVVIFSLLFAMGLALVKNSSKQIMLNGCQALADVMFKVTDIVMLVAPLAVFGALASTVSKNGVGVLMDLAKLVGTLYGALVVFVILVFIPILLLVKANLKKFWLALREPVSLAFATASSEAALPKAMENMHKYGIPQHIVSFVLPTGYSFNLDGTTLYLSMASVFVAQMCGVDLTLAQQITMCLTLMLTSKGVAGVRGASFLVLLGTVTAMGLDQEKAFLILAVDAFMDMARTAVNVTGNCIATIVVAKWEKEI encoded by the coding sequence ATGAAAGTTTTTGCAAAAAAAATACTGATCGGCAATATCATTATTGCTTCTATCTTGGCAGTACTTGGATTTCTGGGATACTGCAGTATAGACGTAGATTCATCGGTATATATGATATTGCGATGGGCATTGGTGGTCTGTATTATATTATATGCTTTTAGCAGCAAAAAGCTAACTGCATGGATAGTTGCCGCTATGGTTGCAGGTATAGTCTGCGGTTACGACTTTCAGCAAAATGAATTTGTGATTGCCCTCGAAAAATTGAGCAAAATATTTGTCCGCCTCATCAAGACTATTATAGCTCCACTTATATTTTCCACGCTTGTGGTTGGCATTGCAGGGCATTCCAATTTGAAACAAGTGGGCCGTATGGGGCTAAAAGCCATTATATATTTTGAGATTGTAACAACCTTAGCTTTATTTATCGGGCTGGCTGCTATCAACTTCACACAAGCTGGTGTGGGCGTGCATGTGCAGGCAAATGAGAAAGTAGTAAAAAAAGCTACGGATATCATTAACAATAAAAAAGAAGCCGACCACCTTTTAGAAGTTTTCCCAGAAAATATTGCTTTAGCAGTTGCCGAAAATAAGATATTACAAGTAGTAATTTTCAGTCTTTTGTTTGCAATGGGATTAGCTTTGGTAAAAAACAGTTCCAAACAAATTATGTTGAATGGCTGCCAAGCTTTGGCCGATGTAATGTTTAAAGTAACAGATATTGTAATGTTGGTTGCTCCCTTAGCTGTTTTCGGGGCTCTAGCCTCCACCGTTTCTAAAAATGGTGTTGGGGTATTGATGGATTTGGCCAAACTCGTAGGCACTTTATATGGTGCTTTGGTTGTATTTGTAATACTCGTTTTCATTCCAATTCTATTATTAGTAAAAGCAAATCTCAAAAAGTTTTGGCTGGCATTGCGTGAACCTGTTTCATTGGCTTTTGCAACAGCAAGCAGCGAAGCGGCTTTACCCAAAGCTATGGAAAACATGCACAAATATGGAATACCACAACATATAGTTTCTTTTGTACTTCCTACAGGTTATAGTTTCAATTTAGATGGCACAACATTATATCTTTCCATGGCGTCTGTCTTTGTGGCACAGATGTGTGGCGTAGATTTAACCCTAGCACAACAAATAACAATGTGTCTCACCTTGATGCTTACCAGTAAAGGCGTTGCAGGGGTTCGCGGGGCTTCATTTTTGGTATTGCTTGGCACGGTTACTGCTATGGGATTAGATCAGGAAAAAGCTTTCTTGATTTTGGCAGTCGATGCTTTTATGGACATGGCAAGAACTGCTGTAAATGTAACAGGAAACTGTATTGCAACAATTGTCGTAGCTAAATGGGAAAAAGAAATTTAA
- the mraZ gene encoding division/cell wall cluster transcriptional repressor MraZ: MTKFIGEFECKLDGKGRLIIPARLKKQLPPEAQDGLIINRGFDKCLVLFTKQAWEAETDKLNDLNLFNRRDRQFIRLFNNGANEVPVDGNDRILIPKKLLEYAEIHNDVVLFAYSNRIEIWSEKVYNEELNMSSDDFSSLAEEVMPKKGNKEPES, from the coding sequence ATGACTAAGTTCATCGGAGAATTCGAATGTAAGCTGGACGGCAAAGGCAGGCTGATAATTCCTGCACGCCTCAAAAAGCAGCTACCTCCCGAGGCTCAGGATGGTTTAATCATTAACCGCGGCTTCGACAAGTGCTTGGTATTGTTTACCAAACAAGCGTGGGAAGCAGAGACAGATAAGCTCAATGATTTGAATCTTTTCAATCGCCGTGATAGGCAGTTTATCAGGTTGTTTAACAATGGAGCCAATGAAGTTCCAGTTGATGGAAATGATAGAATATTAATACCTAAAAAATTATTAGAATATGCTGAAATACATAATGATGTGGTTCTGTTTGCATACAGTAACCGTATTGAAATCTGGAGTGAGAAAGTTTATAACGAAGAGCTCAACATGAGTTCCGACGACTTTAGCTCCCTTGCCGAAGAGGTGATGCCCAAAAAAGGTAATAAAGAACCTGAAAGTTGA
- a CDS encoding penicillin-binding protein, producing MASFAAVILYYTYKIQFVEGGKWVAMQTEQTTELRTISAMRGNIYAADGSLMATSVPIYNVVLDPHASGLSEDIWKKNIDSLALMLANINPEKSRKDYLVVLNKARKGSDRYVPLLKKISYDQLKKVKHFPIFRLGRNKGGILIEEQDIRENPFGMLAIRTIGQKKENERGIGLEAAYNEELKGREGKRLMQKIVGGNWIPISDDNDVEPHNGYDIYTTIDMSIQDIAENSLKNALIKEKASYGCVVLMETNTGAIKAIANLKRNDNDEVIEADNYSISEATEPGSTFKLASVLALLEDGYANENETVSSEDGTTTYGDRTMRDSEHGGKGMLTLQKAFELSSNVGISKFVWKYYSNNPSRFVNRLVNDFKFGQSLKLGFPDERVYKVVTPQDRQWSSTTLPWMSIGYAIMVTPMQILTLYNAVANNGRMVKPMFVKRVEQTGKLIKEYNTEVLSEKIVSDKTLQRVMPMLTGVVEHGTATSIRSKIYPIGGKTGTAQIVEGGKYVEKYKSSFCGFFPADKPQYTCMVMIFKPSNGVYYGALVAGPVFKEIADKVYAASVNREPENIHDTNKINYITKTAGYTSDFYQVTQNKAKVYSTQEWSNATTNSTKINITETQVSPNNQMPDVMGMGLRDALYLLENRGLKVQYVGKKGKVKFQSLEKGTRIYKGNTVVIELI from the coding sequence ATGGCTTCGTTTGCAGCGGTTATATTATATTATACCTATAAAATTCAGTTTGTAGAAGGTGGAAAGTGGGTGGCTATGCAAACTGAGCAAACTACCGAATTACGCACAATTTCTGCGATGCGTGGTAATATATATGCAGCCGATGGTAGTTTGATGGCCACTTCTGTTCCTATATATAATGTAGTGTTGGATCCTCATGCCAGCGGACTTAGCGAAGATATATGGAAAAAAAACATTGACTCCTTGGCTTTAATGTTGGCGAATATAAATCCTGAAAAGAGCAGAAAAGATTATCTTGTTGTATTAAATAAAGCACGCAAAGGTTCAGATAGATATGTGCCATTGCTAAAAAAAATCAGTTATGACCAGTTGAAAAAAGTAAAGCATTTTCCCATATTCAGATTAGGTCGTAACAAGGGCGGAATTCTGATTGAAGAACAAGACATACGTGAAAATCCTTTTGGGATGTTAGCCATACGTACCATTGGGCAAAAGAAAGAAAACGAGAGAGGGATAGGTTTGGAAGCTGCATATAATGAGGAATTAAAAGGCAGGGAAGGGAAGAGATTAATGCAAAAAATTGTTGGTGGAAATTGGATACCTATTAGCGATGATAATGATGTAGAGCCACACAATGGATATGATATATATACTACCATTGATATGAGTATACAAGACATTGCAGAGAATTCTTTAAAAAATGCTTTGATAAAAGAAAAAGCAAGTTACGGATGTGTGGTATTAATGGAAACTAATACAGGTGCAATAAAAGCAATTGCAAACCTAAAAAGAAATGATAATGATGAAGTAATTGAGGCCGATAATTATAGTATAAGCGAAGCTACGGAACCGGGAAGTACGTTTAAATTAGCTTCAGTACTCGCTTTGTTGGAGGATGGTTATGCAAATGAAAATGAAACTGTTTCTTCTGAAGATGGTACCACAACATATGGAGACAGGACGATGCGTGACAGTGAGCATGGCGGCAAAGGAATGCTCACCTTGCAGAAGGCTTTCGAACTTTCATCCAATGTGGGGATTAGCAAATTTGTGTGGAAGTATTATAGTAATAATCCAAGCAGATTTGTGAACAGACTTGTCAATGATTTTAAGTTTGGTCAAAGTTTGAAACTTGGTTTTCCCGATGAAAGAGTATATAAAGTAGTTACTCCACAAGATAGACAATGGAGTTCAACTACCTTGCCTTGGATGTCGATTGGGTATGCCATCATGGTGACCCCTATGCAGATTTTAACTTTATATAATGCAGTAGCAAACAACGGTAGAATGGTAAAGCCCATGTTTGTGAAAAGGGTGGAGCAAACTGGTAAATTAATTAAAGAATATAATACAGAAGTATTATCAGAAAAAATAGTCTCTGATAAAACATTGCAGAGAGTAATGCCTATGCTCACTGGAGTTGTGGAGCACGGTACCGCTACCAGTATTCGGTCGAAAATATATCCAATAGGAGGTAAAACTGGGACAGCACAGATAGTTGAGGGCGGCAAATATGTAGAAAAATATAAATCCAGTTTTTGTGGTTTTTTTCCTGCTGACAAACCTCAATATACTTGCATGGTCATGATTTTCAAACCCAGCAATGGTGTATATTATGGAGCATTGGTTGCAGGCCCAGTATTTAAAGAAATTGCTGATAAAGTATATGCTGCTTCAGTGAACCGTGAGCCAGAAAATATACATGATACGAATAAAATAAATTATATAACTAAGACCGCAGGTTATACCAGCGATTTTTATCAGGTAACCCAAAATAAAGCCAAAGTATACAGTACCCAAGAATGGTCTAATGCCACTACCAATTCTACTAAAATAAATATAACAGAAACGCAAGTGTCACCCAATAATCAAATGCCTGATGTAATGGGAATGGGACTGCGTGATGCCTTGTACTTGCTAGAAAACAGAGGCTTGAAAGTGCAGTATGTAGGCAAAAAAGGGAAAGTGAAATTTCAAAGCCTCGAAAAAGGAACTAGAATATATAAGGGGAACACGGTAGTAATTGAACTTATATAA
- a CDS encoding four helix bundle protein: protein MEKIKKNILLVKSFEFAIEIVKLYKYITTEKKEFVMSRQLLRSGTAIGALVRKAQNAESKLDFIHKLAIAQKECDETIYWLDLILATDFINNTPYETSNNTAGELLKIIR from the coding sequence ATGGAAAAAATTAAGAAAAATATATTACTAGTAAAATCATTTGAATTTGCGATTGAGATTGTGAAATTATATAAGTACATAACGACTGAAAAGAAGGAGTTTGTGATGAGTAGGCAATTACTCAGAAGCGGCACCGCTATTGGAGCCTTGGTAAGAAAAGCTCAGAATGCAGAATCTAAATTAGATTTTATTCATAAGTTGGCTATTGCTCAGAAGGAATGCGATGAAACCATTTATTGGTTGGATTTAATTCTAGCCACAGACTTTATAAACAACACCCCCTATGAAACAAGCAATAACACTGCGGGCGAGCTTTTGAAAATTATTCGCTGA